A single Cupriavidus sp. D39 DNA region contains:
- a CDS encoding adenosylcobinamide-GDP ribazoletransferase, with protein MLDELRYFLTAVGYFTRVPVPRWVGFAPHYLNAAARYFPLVGLLVGVLGALASWGALQWWPPGVALLLGMAVTLLATGAFHEDGLADCVDAFGGGYRREDVLRIMHDSRIGAFGAIALVVALLLKWQLLVAIAAHSGIVELLLVLVAAHAASRAMAVSYLATLDYVRAEGKAKPVAQRLSGIGLGFTLLCGALPLLLVSPLFAAVVIVALVVLRFLLGRYFVRRIGGYTGDCLGMAQQLAELLIYLVAAAWTWS; from the coding sequence ATGCTCGACGAACTTCGCTACTTCCTGACCGCCGTCGGCTACTTCACGCGGGTGCCGGTGCCGCGCTGGGTCGGCTTTGCGCCGCACTACCTGAATGCGGCGGCGCGCTATTTCCCGCTGGTGGGCTTGCTGGTCGGCGTGCTTGGCGCGCTGGCTAGCTGGGGCGCGCTGCAATGGTGGCCGCCGGGCGTGGCCTTGCTGCTGGGCATGGCCGTGACGCTGCTGGCTACCGGCGCTTTCCACGAAGACGGCCTGGCCGACTGCGTGGATGCTTTCGGCGGCGGCTACCGGCGCGAGGATGTGCTGCGCATCATGCACGACTCGCGCATCGGCGCCTTCGGTGCCATCGCGCTGGTGGTGGCGCTGCTGCTGAAGTGGCAACTGCTGGTGGCGATTGCCGCGCATAGCGGCATCGTGGAGTTGCTGCTGGTGCTGGTGGCTGCGCATGCGGCCAGCCGCGCTATGGCGGTGAGCTATCTTGCCACGCTGGACTATGTACGCGCCGAGGGCAAGGCCAAGCCGGTGGCGCAGCGGCTGTCCGGCATCGGACTGGGTTTCACGCTGCTTTGCGGCGCGTTGCCCCTGTTGCTGGTGTCGCCGCTGTTTGCCGCTGTGGTGATCGTTGCGTTGGTGGTGCTGCGCTTTTTGCTGGGGCGCTACTTTGTTCGCCGCATTGGCGGTTACACGGGCGACTGCCTTGGCATGGCGCAGCAACTGGCCGAGTTGTTGATCTATCTCGTGGCGGCGGCATGGACCTGGTCCTGA
- a CDS encoding EVE domain-containing protein, translating into MSRSTQANAAARARQYWLMKSEPDEASIDMLAERGTLPWTGVRNYQARNFMRDGMRIGDGVLFYHSSCPQPGIAGLAEVSSQPYPDPTQFDPKSDYYDAAAKPDAPRWMLVDVRFVGKGPLISLADLRAHEELADMVVLRRGNRLSITPVTPAEWRFITTRLMR; encoded by the coding sequence ATGAGCCGATCCACGCAAGCCAATGCCGCCGCGCGCGCCCGCCAGTACTGGCTGATGAAGTCGGAACCCGACGAGGCCAGCATCGATATGCTGGCCGAGCGCGGCACCTTGCCATGGACCGGCGTGCGCAACTACCAGGCCCGCAACTTCATGCGCGACGGCATGCGCATCGGCGATGGCGTGCTGTTTTATCACTCCTCCTGCCCGCAACCCGGCATTGCCGGCCTGGCCGAGGTCAGCTCGCAGCCCTACCCCGATCCCACCCAGTTCGACCCCAAGAGCGATTACTACGACGCTGCCGCCAAGCCAGATGCGCCGCGCTGGATGCTGGTTGACGTGCGCTTTGTCGGCAAGGGCCCGCTGATCTCGCTGGCCGACCTGCGCGCGCACGAGGAACTGGCCGACATGGTCGTGCTACGCCGCGGCAACCGGCTGTCGATCACGCCGGTGACCCCGGCCGAATGGCGTTTCATCACCACGCGGCTGATGCGATAG
- a CDS encoding SIMPL domain-containing protein (The SIMPL domain is named for its presence in mouse protein SIMPL (signalling molecule that associates with mouse pelle-like kinase). Bacterial member BP26, from Brucella, was shown to assemble into a channel-like structure, while YggE from E. coli has been associated with resistance to oxidative stress.), whose translation MKHLLAATLLGTTAMVASAQGGGPTHDPAPAGVLSLSAQAATEVPTDVVHLTLAAEQEGAEPGAISSALSAKTADVIAQAKRTNGVQAQSGGFTIYPSNDKNGRISTWRGRAEVILESRDFTAVSKLAGQLASQMQVQNISFSLSREARLAAEAKLTEQAVASFRDKAQATTKLFGYGSYTIREVQVGEVGAVQPMPRMYAAKAMMADSAPVPVEGGKAQVTVTVNGSVQMLK comes from the coding sequence ATGAAACATCTGCTTGCCGCCACGCTGCTCGGTACCACCGCCATGGTTGCCTCCGCCCAGGGCGGTGGCCCGACCCACGACCCGGCCCCTGCCGGCGTGCTGTCGCTGTCCGCCCAGGCCGCCACCGAAGTGCCGACCGACGTGGTCCACCTGACGCTCGCAGCCGAGCAGGAAGGCGCGGAACCGGGCGCGATCTCCTCGGCGCTGTCGGCCAAGACGGCAGATGTGATTGCACAGGCCAAGCGTACCAATGGCGTGCAGGCGCAATCGGGCGGCTTCACCATCTATCCGTCCAACGACAAGAACGGGCGCATCAGCACCTGGCGCGGCCGCGCCGAGGTGATTCTGGAATCGCGCGATTTCACGGCCGTGTCCAAGCTCGCGGGCCAGCTCGCCAGCCAGATGCAGGTGCAGAACATCAGCTTCTCGCTCTCGCGCGAAGCCCGCCTGGCCGCCGAGGCCAAGCTGACCGAACAGGCCGTGGCGTCGTTCCGCGACAAGGCGCAGGCCACCACCAAGCTGTTCGGCTACGGCAGCTACACCATCCGTGAAGTGCAGGTGGGCGAGGTGGGCGCAGTGCAGCCGATGCCGCGCATGTATGCGGCCAAGGCCATGATGGCCGATTCCGCGCCGGTGCCGGTCGAGGGCGGCAAGGCCCAGGTCACCGTGACGGTGAACGGCTCGGTGCAGATGCTCAAGTAA
- a CDS encoding sulfite exporter TauE/SafE family protein, producing the protein MSFSLIPGLLMLGAFTGFCAGLLGVGGGMLMVPFLTLLFTALAFPQEAIVHMAIATSMATILFTSLSSVRAHHKRGMVRWKLVFALAPGILIGGMIGGGKVFAALKTSWLSLLFAIFVGFSAWQMLRNRKPAPHRQLPGTPGMLGAGGVIGFLSSLVGAGGGFVSVPFMTWCNVPIHNAVATSAALGFPIAVASVIGYVWSGLGQTGLPAGSLGYIYLPALAVIALASVLTAPLGARTAHRMDVGQLKKVFACLLFSLSAYMLWKAWHAF; encoded by the coding sequence ATGAGCTTTTCCCTGATTCCCGGGCTGTTGATGCTCGGCGCCTTTACCGGCTTCTGCGCCGGCTTGCTTGGCGTGGGCGGCGGCATGCTGATGGTGCCCTTCCTCACGCTGCTGTTCACCGCCCTGGCCTTCCCCCAGGAGGCCATCGTCCATATGGCCATCGCCACCTCCATGGCGACCATCCTGTTTACTTCGCTGTCGTCGGTACGCGCCCACCACAAGCGCGGCATGGTGCGCTGGAAGCTGGTATTCGCGCTGGCGCCCGGCATCCTGATCGGCGGCATGATCGGCGGCGGCAAGGTCTTCGCGGCGCTCAAGACCAGCTGGCTGTCCCTGCTGTTCGCCATATTCGTCGGCTTTTCGGCATGGCAGATGCTGCGTAACCGCAAGCCCGCCCCGCACCGGCAACTCCCGGGCACGCCGGGCATGCTGGGCGCGGGCGGCGTGATCGGCTTCCTGTCCAGCCTGGTGGGCGCCGGCGGCGGCTTTGTCTCGGTGCCGTTCATGACCTGGTGCAATGTGCCCATCCACAACGCCGTGGCCACCTCGGCCGCGCTGGGGTTTCCCATCGCGGTAGCGAGCGTGATCGGCTATGTATGGAGCGGGCTGGGCCAGACCGGGCTGCCGGCCGGCTCGCTCGGCTACATCTACCTGCCGGCGCTGGCGGTGATCGCGCTGGCCAGCGTGCTGACCGCGCCGCTGGGCGCGCGCACCGCGCACCGCATGGATGTCGGGCAGTTGAAGAAGGTCTTCGCCTGCCTGCTGTTCAGCCTGTCGGCCTATATGCTGTGGAAGGCCTGGCACGCGTTCTGA
- the cobT gene encoding nicotinate-nucleotide--dimethylbenzimidazole phosphoribosyltransferase, with the protein MQLPAIAPLDVSLRSTLQAAIDAKTKPLGALGRLEDLALQIGLITGSGTPELKRPAVIVFAGDHGVADAGVSAYPAEVTAQMVLNFLAGGAAINVFSRLHGLALEVVDAGVRAPLPSAPGLVNCRIAAGTRNFAFERAMSAEQVQAALTAGMARVLRHGQLGSNVIGFGEMGIANTSSAVCLVSRLTDTPIEDCIGRGTGLDDAGLARKRAVLAQALALHADAVEPLDVLAAFGGFEIAMMTGAFLAAAASRMVILVDGFIASAALLAAQRLAPEVLAYCVFSHCSHEHGHRRLLEHFGAQPLLALDLRLGEGTGAALAYPLVASAAAFLREMATFGAAGVSTASA; encoded by the coding sequence ATGCAGTTGCCCGCCATTGCCCCGCTAGACGTCTCCTTGCGCTCGACCCTGCAAGCCGCCATCGATGCCAAGACCAAGCCGCTCGGCGCGCTCGGCCGGCTCGAGGACCTGGCCTTGCAGATCGGCCTGATCACCGGCAGCGGCACGCCTGAGCTCAAGCGTCCCGCGGTGATCGTGTTCGCTGGCGACCATGGCGTGGCCGATGCCGGCGTGAGCGCCTATCCGGCCGAGGTCACGGCGCAGATGGTGCTCAACTTCCTGGCCGGCGGCGCCGCCATCAATGTGTTCTCGCGCCTGCACGGGCTGGCGCTGGAGGTGGTGGACGCGGGCGTGCGCGCGCCGCTGCCGTCCGCGCCCGGGCTGGTCAACTGCCGCATCGCGGCAGGCACGCGCAATTTTGCCTTTGAGCGCGCCATGAGCGCGGAGCAGGTGCAGGCGGCGCTCACCGCCGGCATGGCGCGCGTGCTGCGCCACGGCCAGCTGGGCAGCAACGTGATCGGCTTCGGCGAGATGGGCATTGCCAATACCTCGTCGGCCGTGTGCCTGGTGAGCCGGCTTACCGATACACCGATTGAGGATTGCATCGGCCGCGGCACCGGCCTGGACGACGCGGGCCTGGCGCGCAAGCGCGCGGTGCTGGCGCAGGCGCTGGCGCTGCACGCCGACGCCGTGGAACCGCTCGACGTACTGGCCGCCTTCGGCGGCTTCGAGATCGCCATGATGACTGGCGCGTTCCTGGCCGCGGCCGCCAGCCGCATGGTGATCCTGGTTGATGGCTTTATCGCGTCGGCCGCGCTGCTGGCGGCGCAGCGTCTCGCGCCCGAGGTGCTCGCGTACTGCGTGTTCTCGCATTGCTCGCACGAGCACGGCCACCGGCGCTTGCTGGAACACTTCGGCGCGCAGCCGCTGCTGGCACTGGACCTGCGCCTGGGCGAAGGCACCGGCGCCGCGCTGGCCTATCCGCTGGTGGCATCGGCCGCGGCCTTCCTGCGCGAGATGGCCACCTTCGGCGCCGCCGGCGTCAGCACCGCGTCGGCGTAG
- a CDS encoding cell division protein ZapA, which translates to MSNKQVEVNIAGQSYRFAIAPDNEAALLEAVALVDDQMTRLKGGVSAKGLERVAVMAAISIASDLLSLKRKQQEDGAIPVDAVRARIRELNERADEALRQYAHVGTNSPVPRS; encoded by the coding sequence ATGAGCAATAAGCAAGTCGAAGTGAACATTGCCGGCCAGTCCTACCGGTTCGCCATTGCCCCCGACAACGAGGCCGCGCTGCTGGAAGCCGTGGCACTGGTAGACGACCAGATGACCCGGCTCAAGGGCGGGGTATCCGCCAAGGGCTTGGAACGCGTTGCCGTGATGGCCGCCATCAGCATCGCCTCGGACCTGCTCTCGCTCAAGCGCAAGCAGCAGGAGGACGGCGCGATTCCCGTTGATGCCGTGCGTGCACGCATTCGCGAGCTGAACGAACGCGCGGACGAAGCCCTGCGCCAATACGCGCATGTGGGCACCAATTCGCCCGTACCGCGCAGCTGA
- a CDS encoding ABC transporter ATP-binding protein: MPTWNEPVTPCPPLVLQSLQLRAGARSLLDGLSLSMQAGELWCIVGPNGVGKSTLMSVLAGLRKPDGGVVLLDGRAPLETPPAALALRRAYLPQAVHDTFSMSVRDAVAVGRHPHLSGWGWAGREDDAVVAAVMREMDLDALAGRDVLTLSGGERQRVSLAATLAQQAPLLMLDEPAAHLDLRHQIMVLETLARLARAGRHAIVVILHDLNLARRYATHALLLAEDGLCLHGLAAQVLTPAHCSHALRTPIVSVSDGRHTALIADGAHSPEPDGTQHD; the protein is encoded by the coding sequence ATGCCGACCTGGAACGAACCCGTCACCCCCTGTCCGCCACTGGTGCTGCAGTCCTTGCAGCTGCGCGCCGGCGCACGCTCATTGCTAGATGGGCTGAGCCTGTCCATGCAGGCGGGCGAGCTGTGGTGCATCGTGGGCCCGAACGGCGTCGGCAAATCCACGCTGATGTCGGTGCTGGCCGGCCTGCGCAAGCCGGACGGCGGCGTGGTGCTGCTGGATGGCCGCGCGCCGCTGGAGACGCCGCCCGCTGCCCTGGCATTGCGCCGCGCCTACCTGCCGCAGGCGGTGCACGACACCTTCTCCATGTCGGTGCGCGACGCCGTGGCGGTAGGCCGTCACCCCCATCTGTCAGGCTGGGGCTGGGCCGGCCGCGAGGACGACGCGGTGGTCGCCGCGGTGATGCGCGAGATGGATCTCGATGCGCTGGCCGGGCGCGATGTGCTGACCCTGTCCGGCGGCGAGCGCCAGCGCGTTTCGCTGGCCGCCACGCTCGCGCAACAGGCGCCGCTGTTGATGCTGGACGAACCCGCCGCCCACCTTGACCTGCGCCACCAGATCATGGTGCTGGAAACCCTGGCCCGGCTGGCACGCGCGGGCCGCCATGCCATCGTGGTGATCCTGCATGACCTTAACCTGGCGCGGCGCTACGCGACCCATGCTTTGCTGCTGGCAGAGGATGGCCTCTGCCTGCACGGCCTGGCGGCGCAGGTCCTGACCCCCGCGCATTGCTCGCACGCGCTGCGCACGCCCATTGTCAGCGTGAGCGACGGCCGCCATACCGCGCTGATTGCCGATGGGGCGCATTCCCCCGAACCAGACGGAACCCAACATGACTGA
- a CDS encoding malonate--CoA ligase — protein sequence MNANLFALFESRFPADRSACCIETHDGLYYSWDDLDRATAKMANLLAALKLPESARVAVQVEKSPEALFLYLATLRAGYIYLPLNTAYQEAEIDYFVGNAEPAVVVCSSANFGWVSKVAFRHGTKHVFTLDDDRSGSLLSRAAAQPDAFTTVARGADELAAILYTSGTTGRSKGAMLTHGNLASNAKTLHAYWGWRSDDVLLHMLPIFHVHGLFVASHGALLAGAKMIWAPKLDMAQILKFLPRCTVMMGVPTYYVRMVQEPRFDDDTCRRMRLFVSGSAPLLMETFDAFRERTGHTILERYGMSETVMLVSNPYEAQDGERIGGTVGKALPGVSVRVVDGDGKPCAAGEIGNVKVRGPNVFKGYWRMPEKTQEEFTADGWFKTGDVGRFGGAIVSQAGERKVPDDYLTIVGRSKDLIISGGYNVYPKEIESFIDEMPGVAESAVIGVPHADFGEAVVAVVVGKPGASLDALGLIGGLKGRIANFKVPKRVHLVDELPRNTMGKVQKNVLRQQFGEL from the coding sequence ATGAACGCCAACCTGTTCGCCCTCTTCGAATCCCGCTTCCCGGCGGACCGCAGTGCCTGCTGCATTGAAACCCACGACGGCCTCTACTACAGTTGGGACGACCTCGACCGCGCCACCGCCAAGATGGCCAACCTGCTGGCCGCGCTCAAGCTGCCCGAAAGCGCGCGCGTGGCGGTGCAGGTGGAAAAATCGCCCGAGGCGCTGTTCCTGTACCTCGCCACGCTGCGTGCCGGCTACATCTACCTGCCGCTCAATACCGCCTACCAGGAAGCCGAGATCGACTACTTCGTGGGCAACGCGGAGCCGGCGGTGGTGGTGTGCAGCAGCGCCAACTTCGGCTGGGTCTCCAAGGTAGCGTTCCGCCACGGCACCAAGCACGTCTTCACGCTGGACGACGACCGCTCCGGCTCGCTGTTGTCCCGCGCTGCCGCGCAGCCCGACGCCTTCACCACGGTGGCGCGCGGCGCCGACGAGCTTGCCGCCATCCTCTACACCTCGGGCACCACGGGGCGCAGCAAGGGCGCCATGCTCACGCACGGCAACCTGGCGTCCAACGCCAAGACGCTGCATGCATACTGGGGCTGGCGCAGCGATGACGTGCTGCTGCACATGCTGCCGATCTTCCACGTGCATGGCTTGTTCGTGGCGTCGCACGGGGCGCTGCTGGCCGGCGCCAAGATGATCTGGGCGCCCAAGCTCGACATGGCGCAGATCCTGAAATTCCTGCCGCGTTGCACCGTGATGATGGGCGTGCCCACGTATTACGTGCGCATGGTGCAGGAGCCGCGCTTTGATGACGACACCTGCCGCCGCATGCGCCTGTTCGTGTCCGGCTCCGCGCCGCTGCTAATGGAAACCTTCGATGCGTTCCGCGAGCGCACCGGGCACACCATCCTGGAGCGCTACGGCATGAGCGAGACCGTGATGCTGGTCTCCAACCCGTACGAAGCGCAGGACGGCGAGCGTATCGGCGGCACCGTCGGCAAGGCGCTGCCGGGTGTGTCGGTGCGCGTGGTGGATGGCGACGGCAAGCCTTGCGCGGCCGGCGAGATCGGCAATGTGAAAGTGCGCGGCCCGAACGTGTTCAAGGGTTACTGGCGCATGCCGGAGAAGACGCAGGAGGAGTTCACCGCCGACGGCTGGTTCAAGACCGGCGACGTAGGCCGCTTTGGCGGCGCCATCGTCAGCCAGGCCGGCGAGCGCAAGGTGCCCGACGACTACCTGACCATCGTTGGCCGCAGCAAGGACCTGATCATCTCCGGTGGCTACAACGTCTACCCGAAGGAGATCGAGAGCTTTATCGACGAGATGCCGGGCGTGGCGGAAAGCGCCGTGATCGGCGTGCCGCATGCCGATTTCGGCGAGGCCGTGGTGGCGGTGGTGGTCGGCAAGCCCGGCGCCTCGCTCGACGCGCTGGGCCTGATCGGCGGGCTCAAGGGCCGCATCGCCAATTTCAAGGTGCCCAAGCGCGTGCACCTGGTCGATGAGCTGCCGCGCAACACCATGGGCAAGGTGCAGAAGAACGTGCTGCGCCAGCAGTTCGGGGAGCTGTAA
- a CDS encoding FecCD family ABC transporter permease, producing MRRALAVWLMLAAAGVAVFLLSLAVGSVSLSGAQVWQALSGGADNTAGAIVRELRLLRAAAAFACGGLLALTGALMQVLLRNPLAEPYVLGVSGGAATGALTAMLMMWPLWTVQAGAAGGALFSMVLVATLARRDLLHPQVQGGHHEAGSRLLLTGVILAAGWGALITLILSVAPEARLRGMLFWLTGDLGGTASYGLALGALALAVLLAMPMARSLNAMLMGETVAQALGVRVGVVRMSVFVLASLAIAVAITSAGSIGFVGLVVPHLVRLAWGNDQRLMLPASALLGGTLLMAADLVARTVIAPAQLPVGVITALLGVPTFLFLLLRRPR from the coding sequence ATGCGCCGCGCGCTAGCGGTCTGGCTGATGCTTGCCGCCGCCGGCGTGGCGGTGTTCCTGCTGTCGCTGGCGGTGGGCAGCGTGTCGCTGTCGGGCGCGCAGGTCTGGCAGGCGCTGTCCGGCGGCGCCGACAATACCGCTGGCGCCATCGTGCGCGAGCTGCGGCTGCTCCGCGCGGCGGCCGCGTTCGCCTGCGGCGGCCTGCTGGCCCTGACCGGCGCGCTGATGCAGGTGCTGCTGCGCAACCCGCTGGCCGAGCCCTATGTGCTGGGCGTGTCGGGTGGCGCGGCCACCGGCGCGCTCACCGCCATGCTGATGATGTGGCCGCTGTGGACGGTGCAGGCCGGCGCGGCCGGCGGCGCGCTGTTCTCGATGGTGCTGGTGGCCACGCTGGCGCGGCGCGACCTGCTGCATCCGCAGGTGCAGGGCGGCCATCATGAGGCCGGCTCACGCCTGCTTCTTACAGGCGTGATCCTGGCCGCGGGCTGGGGCGCGTTGATCACCCTGATCCTGAGCGTGGCGCCCGAGGCCCGCTTGCGCGGCATGTTGTTCTGGCTGACCGGCGACCTGGGCGGCACCGCCAGCTACGGGCTGGCGCTGGGCGCGCTGGCGCTGGCCGTGCTGCTGGCCATGCCGATGGCGCGCTCGCTCAATGCCATGCTGATGGGCGAGACCGTGGCGCAGGCGCTGGGCGTGCGCGTCGGCGTGGTGCGCATGTCGGTGTTCGTGCTGGCCTCGCTGGCCATCGCGGTGGCCATTACCTCGGCCGGCTCGATCGGCTTTGTCGGGCTGGTGGTGCCGCACCTGGTGCGCCTTGCCTGGGGCAACGACCAGCGCTTGATGCTGCCTGCGTCCGCCTTGCTCGGTGGCACGCTGCTGATGGCCGCCGACCTGGTGGCGCGCACGGTGATTGCGCCCGCGCAGCTGCCGGTGGGCGTGATCACGGCGCTGCTGGGCGTGCCGACCTTCCTCTTCTTGCTGCTGCGCAGGCCGCGCTGA
- a CDS encoding TonB-dependent receptor plug domain-containing protein, which translates to MRSSSYKSSRPASPARQTAPAIHSRQLPATLIALLAVCAPGAAMAQASEASAVQPAADAQLAPVVVSANRTAQPLTEALPHTTVVTQQDIINSQAIDLRSLLRTQAGVEFAANGGLGANTTLFMRGANSNQTLILIDGVRVSSASSGTAQLSNILPDQIDHIEIVRGNVSALYGSDAIGGVVQIFTKSGAGQAPAANAQIEYGSNNTRQGTVGYGGQIGDTSFNITGSAIKTDGFSAINTKQQPKANPNDNPYDNKSVSGQVKHRFTSDWDAGVTAYYSKSKLSYDSTTGKPTDVWWMNSELYTVSAFANGKITRDWTTHFKVAQSEDRSENTLNGVFNSRFNTRNRQYTWQNEYALAPSHTVLFGAEHAQQELDSSSYTAPTRNITSVFGGYDGRLGKHQLQLNVRNDHYSDFGNKASYFAGYGYNVTNALKLIANASNAFRAPTFNELYFPGFGQPGIQPERAKSFELGAQYNTDAAGLLRVTAFQTRYDNLITSALQPNGLFLAQNVNKAKVQGIEASWRAKLMGTDVGASITFQNPVDEQSNTQLLRRARRHAAFDVGRQFGDFRLGGEWIISSTRMDSGSRTLGGYGIVNLNARYNIDKQWFVAARVENLFDKNYQLAYPFNTQGRAGFVTLGWRQK; encoded by the coding sequence ATGCGCTCATCGTCTTACAAGTCGAGCCGTCCGGCATCGCCGGCGCGCCAGACCGCCCCCGCTATCCATTCCCGGCAACTGCCCGCGACCCTGATCGCTTTGCTCGCCGTGTGCGCGCCCGGCGCCGCGATGGCCCAGGCCAGCGAAGCTTCCGCCGTACAGCCGGCCGCCGACGCGCAGCTCGCGCCGGTGGTGGTCAGCGCCAACCGCACTGCCCAGCCGCTGACCGAGGCACTGCCGCACACCACGGTGGTGACCCAGCAGGACATCATCAACTCGCAGGCCATCGACCTGCGCTCGCTCCTGCGCACGCAAGCCGGCGTGGAGTTTGCCGCCAATGGCGGCCTGGGCGCCAATACCACCCTGTTCATGCGCGGGGCCAACAGCAACCAGACGCTGATCCTGATCGACGGCGTGCGGGTTTCGTCGGCCAGCAGCGGCACGGCCCAGTTGTCGAACATCCTGCCCGACCAGATCGACCATATCGAAATCGTGCGCGGCAACGTCTCCGCGCTGTACGGCTCGGATGCGATCGGCGGCGTGGTGCAGATCTTCACCAAGAGCGGCGCGGGCCAGGCTCCGGCGGCCAACGCGCAGATCGAGTACGGCAGCAACAATACGCGCCAGGGCACGGTGGGCTACGGCGGCCAGATCGGCGATACGTCGTTCAATATCACGGGCTCGGCCATCAAGACCGACGGCTTCTCGGCCATCAACACCAAGCAGCAGCCCAAGGCCAACCCCAACGACAACCCCTACGACAACAAGAGCGTATCGGGCCAGGTCAAGCATCGCTTCACCAGCGACTGGGATGCCGGCGTCACCGCGTACTACTCCAAGAGCAAGCTCTCCTACGACAGCACGACCGGCAAGCCCACCGATGTCTGGTGGATGAACAGCGAGCTGTACACGGTATCCGCCTTTGCTAACGGCAAGATTACCCGGGACTGGACCACGCATTTCAAGGTGGCCCAGAGCGAGGACCGCAGCGAGAACACCTTGAACGGCGTGTTCAATAGCCGTTTCAACACGCGCAACCGCCAGTACACCTGGCAGAACGAGTACGCGCTGGCTCCCTCGCATACCGTGTTGTTCGGCGCCGAGCACGCGCAGCAGGAGCTTGACTCGAGCTCCTACACGGCGCCCACGCGCAATATCACCTCGGTGTTCGGCGGCTACGACGGCCGCCTCGGCAAGCACCAGCTGCAGCTCAATGTCCGCAACGACCACTACTCGGACTTCGGCAACAAGGCCAGCTACTTCGCCGGCTACGGCTATAACGTGACCAACGCGCTGAAGCTGATCGCCAACGCCAGCAATGCGTTCCGCGCGCCGACATTCAACGAACTGTACTTCCCGGGCTTTGGCCAGCCCGGCATCCAGCCCGAGCGCGCCAAGTCGTTCGAGCTGGGCGCGCAGTACAACACCGACGCCGCCGGGCTGCTGCGCGTGACCGCATTCCAGACCCGCTACGACAACCTGATCACCTCGGCGCTGCAGCCCAATGGCTTGTTCCTGGCGCAGAATGTCAACAAGGCCAAGGTGCAGGGCATCGAAGCCTCGTGGCGCGCCAAGCTGATGGGCACCGACGTGGGCGCCAGCATCACCTTCCAGAACCCGGTGGACGAGCAGAGCAATACGCAGCTGCTGCGCCGCGCGCGCCGCCATGCCGCATTCGACGTGGGCCGCCAGTTTGGCGACTTCCGCCTGGGCGGCGAGTGGATCATCTCCTCGACGCGCATGGACAGCGGCTCGCGCACGCTGGGCGGATACGGTATCGTCAACCTCAATGCCCGCTATAACATCGACAAGCAATGGTTCGTTGCCGCCCGTGTGGAAAACCTGTTCGACAAGAACTACCAGCTCGCCTATCCCTTCAACACGCAGGGACGCGCCGGCTTTGTCACGCTGGGCTGGCGTCAGAAATGA